Genomic DNA from Thermotoga petrophila RKU-1:
AATGGGTCTTTACCCGTTTTTTGAAGGACAAGATCGATACAGGCCTGATCCAGGGCGACCGGATCTGTACTGACTGCGATTCCTATGTCGGGAGCCACGGGAGGTTTGTTCATGTTCCAGCAATCGCAGTCCGGAGAGATGTTCATGATGAATGAGATGAAGACCGCTTTCTTGCCCTTGAGAACCGCTTTTGCGTATTCGGCCATTTTTTTGCTCAGAGAGTCAGTCGAACTGTCCCATTTTGGGGACATGGCACCGTAGGAACACATGGCGATACACTGTCCGCAGCCGATACACTTTTCGTAATCGATTTTTGCCACTTTTGTGACAGTAATCGCACCGACCGGACAGAACTTTGCACACGTACCGCAGGCGACACACTTTTCTTCAACCACGTACGGTTTGGATTCGGAGTGCTGTTCCATTTTTCCCGCTCTGGATGCGCTTCCCATTCCAACGTTCTTTATTGTTCCTCCAAAACCTGTCGCTTCGTGTCCTTTGAAGTGAGTCACAGCGACTATCGCATCTGCCAGGGCTATGGCAGCACCTATTTTCGCTTCTTTT
This window encodes:
- a CDS encoding DUF362 domain-containing protein; its protein translation is MPAKVYFTDMTTNPNMNMLQKLELLLKKVELEKIIEKDKFVAVKLHFGEYGNLAFIRPQYVKIIVDQIKKLGGKPFLTDANTLYTGHRSNAVDHLVNAYLNGFTYEVTGAPVIIADGLRGSDEIKVKIDGNYVKEAKIGAAIALADAIVAVTHFKGHEATGFGGTIKNVGMGSASRAGKMEQHSESKPYVVEEKCVACGTCAKFCPVGAITVTKVAKIDYEKCIGCGQCIAMCSYGAMSPKWDSSTDSLSKKMAEYAKAVLKGKKAVFISFIMNISPDCDCWNMNKPPVAPDIGIAVSTDPVALDQACIDLVLQKTGKDPFLEVHPDVTWKTQLEYAEEIGLGTRKYELVKVACDLK